A part of Cataglyphis hispanica isolate Lineage 1 chromosome 7, ULB_Chis1_1.0, whole genome shotgun sequence genomic DNA contains:
- the LOC126850764 gene encoding caspase-8-like isoform X2 yields the protein MSFSMDAIAHNTAKTVINLNILRQIEKDLDIDEKISVLFLIIEDYTNAFRDIFDLFQKARTKNSYIIIDYVKKHPENWEDKILEALCILNNQEVIRKLRISFKDLDLQYVPKFRLYSKSINVVAKCLYRLCESLNESEQKLLLNYIKSDNYNYESLLDDTDFLELHMLYWMQIKYITISKDEKHNMEKLLKHLKKFEDLKIISIDLEKFENRLHVVDTHGNFGTNDKNYLHPIFLEQSFHAEKNNKKKIQPINNGLCIIINQIFFRKEYDTRFGSSTDCNNLSETFQAFGFKIEIFENLEKKEMLEKNKNIAKNYGNKYDCLFLCILSHGYRGGVISSDEKEVSLEAIEKAVCCMELKDVIKIVIIQACQGKTRGRINNCLTTDGLSDSHTLISEDIRQFRKFFIFMSTIQGFVSVRHKDQGSWFIQEVCEILKSYGNQLPFTECVRKVMTSMQNRNGKIEGTQVVQLPEIRNDRLDSDFQLKSIINLHFE from the exons ATGTCGTTTTCAATGGATGCAATTGCCCATAACACAGCTAAGACAGTTATaaacttgaatattttaagacaGATAGAAAAAGATCTTGATATAGATGAGAAGATTtctgtgttatttttaataatagaagattatacaaatgcatttagagatatttttgatctttttcaaaaagcaagaacaaaaaattcatacataattatagattatgtAAAGAAACATCCAGAGAATTgggaagataaaattttagaagcaTTATGCATTCTAAATAATCAAGAAGTAATAAGGAAATtaagaatatcttttaaagatttaGATTTACAATATGTTCCAAAGTTcagattatattcaaaaagtaTAAATGTAGTTGCAAAATGCTTATACAGATTATGTGAATCTTTGAATGAAAGTGagcaaaaattgttattaaactatattaaatCTGATAACTATAATTATGAATCATTACTGGATGATACAGATTTTCTTGAATTGCATATGCTATATTGgatgcaaattaaatatattacaatttcaaaag ATGAAAAACATaacatggaaaaattattaaaacatttgaaaaagtttgaagatttaaaaataatttccattgatttggaaaaatttgaaaatcgaTTGCATGTTGTTGATACTCATGGAAATTTTGGAACAAATGACAAGAATTATCTTCATCCAATTTTTCTAGAACAATCATTTcatgcagaaaaaaataacaaaaagaaaatacaaccTATTAATAATggattatgtattattataaatcagatattctttagaaaagag tacGACACGCGATTTGGAAGTAGTAcagattgtaataatttatctgaaaCATTTCAAGCTTTTGGatttaaaatagagatatttgaaaatttagagaaaaaagaaatgttagaaaaaaataaaaatattgcaaagaaCTATGGTAACAAGTATGATTGTTTATTTCTTTGCATTTTAAGTCATGGATATAGAG GAGGTGTAATTTCATCAGATGAAAAAGAAGTTTCCTTGGAAGCAATTGAAAAAGCTGTTTGTTGTATGGAATTGAaagatgttataaaaattgttatcataCAAGCTTGTCAAGGAAAGACACGTg gaagaataaataattgtttaacaaCTGATGGTTTATCTGATTCTCATACATTGATATCAGAAGATATTCgtcaatttagaaaattttttatatttatgtcaacAATACAAGGTTTTGTATCAGTACGTCATAAAGATCAAG GTTCATGGTTTATACAAGAAGTTTGTGAAATTCTCAAAAGTTATGGGAATCAATTACCTTTCACTGAGTGTGTTAGAAAAGTAATGACATCTATGCAAAACAGAAACGGTAAAATAGAAGGAACTCAAGTTGTGCAATTGCCAGAAATACGCAATGATCGTTTAGATTCAGactttcaattaaaaagtataattaaccTGCATTTTGAGTAG
- the LOC126850764 gene encoding caspase-8-like isoform X1, with product MSFSMDAIAHNTAKTVINLNILRQIEKDLDIDEKISVLFLIIEDYTNAFRDIFDLFQKARTKNSYIIIDYVKKHPENWEDKILEALCILNNQEVIRKLRISFKDLDLQYVPKFRLYSKSINVVAKCLYRLCESLNESEQKLLLNYIKSDNYNYESLLDDTDFLELHMLYWMQIKYITISKDEKHNMEKLLKHLKKFEDLKIISIDLEKFENRLHVVDTHGNFGTNDKNYLHPIFLEQSFHAEKNNKKKIQPINNGLCIIINQIFFRKEYDTRFGSSTDCNNLSETFQAFGFKIEIFENLEKKEMLEKNKNIAKNYGNKYDCLFLCILSHGYRGGVISSDEKEVSLEAIEKAVCCMELKDVIKIVIIQACQGKTRDFISTGRINNCLTTDGLSDSHTLISEDIRQFRKFFIFMSTIQGFVSVRHKDQGSWFIQEVCEILKSYGNQLPFTECVRKVMTSMQNRNGKIEGTQVVQLPEIRNDRLDSDFQLKSIINLHFE from the exons ATGTCGTTTTCAATGGATGCAATTGCCCATAACACAGCTAAGACAGTTATaaacttgaatattttaagacaGATAGAAAAAGATCTTGATATAGATGAGAAGATTtctgtgttatttttaataatagaagattatacaaatgcatttagagatatttttgatctttttcaaaaagcaagaacaaaaaattcatacataattatagattatgtAAAGAAACATCCAGAGAATTgggaagataaaattttagaagcaTTATGCATTCTAAATAATCAAGAAGTAATAAGGAAATtaagaatatcttttaaagatttaGATTTACAATATGTTCCAAAGTTcagattatattcaaaaagtaTAAATGTAGTTGCAAAATGCTTATACAGATTATGTGAATCTTTGAATGAAAGTGagcaaaaattgttattaaactatattaaatCTGATAACTATAATTATGAATCATTACTGGATGATACAGATTTTCTTGAATTGCATATGCTATATTGgatgcaaattaaatatattacaatttcaaaag ATGAAAAACATaacatggaaaaattattaaaacatttgaaaaagtttgaagatttaaaaataatttccattgatttggaaaaatttgaaaatcgaTTGCATGTTGTTGATACTCATGGAAATTTTGGAACAAATGACAAGAATTATCTTCATCCAATTTTTCTAGAACAATCATTTcatgcagaaaaaaataacaaaaagaaaatacaaccTATTAATAATggattatgtattattataaatcagatattctttagaaaagag tacGACACGCGATTTGGAAGTAGTAcagattgtaataatttatctgaaaCATTTCAAGCTTTTGGatttaaaatagagatatttgaaaatttagagaaaaaagaaatgttagaaaaaaataaaaatattgcaaagaaCTATGGTAACAAGTATGATTGTTTATTTCTTTGCATTTTAAGTCATGGATATAGAG GAGGTGTAATTTCATCAGATGAAAAAGAAGTTTCCTTGGAAGCAATTGAAAAAGCTGTTTGTTGTATGGAATTGAaagatgttataaaaattgttatcataCAAGCTTGTCAAGGAAAGACACGTg ATTTTATTTCCACaggaagaataaataattgtttaacaaCTGATGGTTTATCTGATTCTCATACATTGATATCAGAAGATATTCgtcaatttagaaaattttttatatttatgtcaacAATACAAGGTTTTGTATCAGTACGTCATAAAGATCAAG GTTCATGGTTTATACAAGAAGTTTGTGAAATTCTCAAAAGTTATGGGAATCAATTACCTTTCACTGAGTGTGTTAGAAAAGTAATGACATCTATGCAAAACAGAAACGGTAAAATAGAAGGAACTCAAGTTGTGCAATTGCCAGAAATACGCAATGATCGTTTAGATTCAGactttcaattaaaaagtataattaaccTGCATTTTGAGTAG